The following proteins are co-located in the Vigna unguiculata cultivar IT97K-499-35 chromosome 9, ASM411807v1, whole genome shotgun sequence genome:
- the LOC114163095 gene encoding uncharacterized protein LOC114163095 produces MEPNDENAGSTSREEQEEALVALIEHRTREVKNLRLRFAYYKTQLHDAEQKLQDTESKLARLRGHTKAVSSRNTVDDEIKTVKTERRSNSPIDRNEGSIRNRHQSKPELLIPSVNPKISQPVLLPKPSSKASVSSNSEATPGIHNSPITGDSSRGKSDKSHSHRLSSEQQKTEIKDKGTKRKFEQKEHKELIPLICKSSSPSLVRSQTSNHISSQHKRKLRSIALCPVNDQLFVTSALDGMVNFWQIQAKGAGASRLSTTDCASQKQRRWPEDLVWHPEGNSLFAVYSADGGDSQVSITNLNKGQQGGERVKFLEDKPHVKGIINGIVFMPWENICFVTGGSDHAVVLWSEQEGEKWKPKALHRNLHSSAVMGVAGMQHKQMVLSVGADRRIFGYDVHVGRADFKHQVDSKCMSVLPNPCDYNLFMVQTGTHERQLRLFDIRLRNTELHAFGWKQESSDSQSALINQSWSPDGLYITSGSADPVIHIFDIRYTAHKPSQSIRAHQKRVFRAMWLQSIPLVISISSDLNIGLHKVYA; encoded by the exons ATGGAACCAAACGACGAGAACGCAGGCAGCACCAGCAGAGAGGAGCAAGAAGAGGCATTGGTGGCTTTGATCGAACACCGAACCCGCGAAGTCAAAAACCTCCGTCTCCGTTTCGCTTATTACAAAACCCAG CTTCACGATGCGGAGCAAAAGTTGCAAGATACTGAATCCAAATTGGCTCGTCTTCGAGGTCACACTAAAGCAGTGTCATCCCGAAATACCGTCGATGATGAAATTAAAACTGTGAAGACAGAGCGCAGATCAAATAGTCCCATTGATAGAAATGAAGGCTCTATCAGAAACCGACATCAATCTAAACCAGAACTTCTTATTCCTTCAGTGAATCCAAAAATTTCACAACCTGTATTGTTGCCTAAGCCTTCTTCAAAAGCTTCAGTAAGTTCCAATTCTGAGGCCACTCCTGGAATCCATAATTCTCCAATCACAGGTGATAGCTCTAGGGGAAAATCTGACAAGTCCCATAGTCATAGACTTTCTTCTGAGCAGCAAAAAACTGAAATCAAGGACAAAGGAACAAAAAGGAAATTTG AACAAAAAGAACACAAGGAATTGATTCCTTTAATATGCAAGAGTTCTTCACCAAGCTTAGTACGCTCTCAAACAAGCAACCACATCTCAAGTCAACACAAGAGGAAATTGCGGAGTATTGCTTTGTGCCCTGTGAATGATCAGCTTTTTGTGACCAG TGCTCTGGATGGAATGGTCAACTTCTGGCAAATTCAGGCTAAGGG AGCAGGAGCCTCTCGTCTTAGCACCACTGATTGTGCATCCCAAAAGCAGAGGAGGTGGCCAGAAGATTTAGTTTGGCACCCAGAAGGAAACAGCCTATTTGCAGTATACAGTGCTGATGGTGGCGACTCTCAAGTATCGATTACAAATCTGAATAAAGGACAACAAGGG GGAGAACGCGTAAAGTTCTTAGAGGACAAGCCTCATGTTAAGGGAATTATCAATGGCATTGTTTTTATGCCATGGgaaaatatatgttttgtaaCTGGTGGAAGTGATCATGCTGTTGTACTTTGGAGTGAGCAGGAGGGTGAAAAGTGGAAACCAAAGGCATTGCACAGGAATCTTCACTCATCTGCTGTAATGGGAGTTGCCGGTATGCAGCACAAGCAGATGGTGTTATCTGTTGGTGCAGATAGGAGGATATTTGGGTATGATGTTCATGTAGGAAGAGCGGATTTCAAGCATCAGGTTGATAGCAAATGCATGAGTGTGCTGCCCAATCCGTGCGACTACAATTTATTCATGGTTCAAACAGG gACCCATGAGAGACAACTTCGGTTGTTTGATATTAGATTGAGGAATACAGAACTTCATGCTTTTGGATGGAAGCAAGAAAGCAGTGATTCTCAATCAGCTCTGATAAATCAGTCTTGGTCTCCTGATGGACTATATATAACATCTGGTTCTGCAGATCCTGTGATTCACATATTCGATATAAGGTATACTGCCCACAAGCCTTCCCAATCTATAAGAGCACATCAGAAACGAGTCTTCAGAGCCATGTGGCTTCAGTCCATTCCTCTTGTCATTTCCATATCATCCGATCTTAACATTGGACTGCACAAAGTTTACGCATGA